In Gossypium arboreum isolate Shixiya-1 chromosome 6, ASM2569848v2, whole genome shotgun sequence, the following are encoded in one genomic region:
- the LOC108485411 gene encoding GATA transcription factor 21-like, producing the protein MSSSNCYSSLYPFPFDLNEDDQHQHHHLFTFKSQPSSSSSSSTVHHLGAGSCQREPQEFQDQAKIYVSKDGALENSDCGLKLSLWKKEERVESDHHHEDSSTKWMPSKLRILRKMMSSHHTDLSKSSSPKIEDQKLQNQPSPSPDNSCNSSYNNDINNNPSRVCADCNTTKTPLWRSGPRGPKSLCNACGIRQRKARRAMAAAAAATASNGTIVATETTTSMKNKVQNKAKRSSNGCVATLKNKKCKLSSQSQGRNKLCFEDLRIILSKSSAFHGVFPQDEKEAAILLMALSYGLVHG; encoded by the exons ATGTCTTCTAGTAATTGCTATTCATCCCTTTATCCTTTTCCTTTTGACCTTAACGAAGATGATCAACACCAACACCACCACCTTTTTACCTTTAAATCTCAAccttcttcctcttcttcttcctcaacTGTTCATCACCTAGGAGCAGGTTCTTGTCAAAGGGAACCCCAGGAGTTTCAAGATCAG GCTAAGATATATGTTTCAAAAGATGGGGCATTGGAGAACAGTGACTGCGGACTCAAGTTATCATTATGGAAAAAAGAAGAAAGGGTCGAAAGTGATCATCACCATGAGGACAGTTCTACTAAGTGGATGCCTTCAAAGCTGAGGATTTTGAGGAAGATGATGAGTTCCCATCACACCGATTTATCGAAAAGCTCTTCGCCGAAAATCGAAGACCAGAAGCTTCAGAATCAGCCCTCACCATCTCCAGATAACAGCTGCAACTCTTCCTACAATAATGATATCAACAACAATCCAAGTAGGGTTTGTGCTGATTGCAACACAACTAAGACTCCTCTTTGGAGGAGTGGCCCTAGAGGTCCCAAG TCTCTTTGCAACGCCTGCGGAATTCGACAAAGAAAAGCGAGACGAGCAATGGCTGCAGCGGCAGCGGCAACAGCGTCCAATGGAACTATTGTTGCAACTGAGACAACGACAAGCATGAAGAATAAGGTTCAAAACAAGGCCAAGAGATCAAGTAATGGTTGTGTTGCAACGTTAaagaacaaaaagtgcaaactcAGTTCCCAATCCCAAGGTAGAAACAAGCTTTGTTTTGAGGACTTGAGGATAATATTGAGCAAGAGCTCGGCTTTTCATGGAGTTTTCCCTCAGGATGAGAAAGAAGCCGCGATCCTACTGATGGCCTTATCATATGGACTTGTTCATGGTTGA